Below is a window of 'Nostoc azollae' 0708 DNA.
CAGAAAATATCCAAGGTTATGCAGAAATAAATTAATTCGTAATTCGTAATTCGTAATTATTCAATTACTAGCGAGTCCCCAGTCCCCATGTTACCCAGAAAAGAACTTTTAAGAGGTGTTGAAAATCGTGATAGTATAGCTCGGGTGATTGACCAGGCAGAGCAAGCTATAAAGACCTGGGAAGTGGTTTTAACTGATTTTTTGTCTCCGCCAGAGTTAGCAGAAATTCAACGGGTGTTTAGTCGATTAACAGATGTGCATTTGGTAGCTTGGGGTGGATATCCTCAAGCTGAACGTCAAAGAGTGACGATCGCACGTTCTGAATTACCCTTAGATCAATCTCAAGTTGCAATCACCGCTTTAGAAATTGTCGGTAACTTTCTGTTTGATACTGCAACTCACCGCGATTTTTTAGGGGCGATCTTGGGGACGGGAATTGTTCGAGAAAAGACTGGAGATATTATGGTTTTGGGAGAAAGGGGAGCGCAAGTAATTGTAGTCCCGGAACTAACAGAATTTTTGGAGATGAGTTTGAAACAGGTGCGTTCTGTTCCAGTAAAAACTCAACCCATTGATATCAATGAGTTAAAAATCCGCGAACCGAAAAAGAAAGAATTGACGACTGTAGAAGCTTCTTTAAGATTAGATGCGATCGCATCAGCCGGTTTTGGGATGTCTCGTAGCAAAATGGTTGATTTAATCGACTCCGGTGATGTGCGTGTGAATTGGAAAGAAATCACTCAAGCTAGTTCCCAACTGAAAACCGGAGATTTAATTGCCATTCCCGGTAAAGGACGTTTAGAAGTTGGTGAAATTACCGTTACTAAAAAAGACCGTTACCGCATGCAATTAACTAGATATATGTAGGTGACTGGGGACTGGGGACTGGGTAGTAATTGATAATGTAAGGATTGAGGTGGTGGGGTATTGACAAGTGTGATAGGTGAGGCAGAATATAGCAGTTATGGAAAAGAGGCTGCCACCAAAACTAGACAGAGAGATATTGAAGCAGTTGGCAACAGAGGAACTGGTAGAAATCATTATTGACTAGGGGAAAAGTATAGAGAACCTAAGAAATAGAGTAGTAGAACTGGAAAAACAAATAGAGAAACTCAAAGTCAGTAGAGATTTAGAGACCATAAGATTATCCAAAGCACCCTTGGGAGACATCCTCAAAAAAACCGAGAACAAACAACAAGAGAAACCAGAAGAAAACCAGACACGAAACCGGAAACCAGGAGGACAACCAGGGCATAGGGGAAAAAGGAGAAAGGTGTTTGGTGGAGTAGATAGAATAGATTTGAGATAGTGAGACGGCAAGTGTGTGGATCGTGAGGTCAGGGGCAATTGTTTGGCGAAGTAATAAAAATCCAAACACAATAACTAGGGGAGTTGGTGGACAGGCCAATCCAAATAGTAGAAAATCAAAGATATACGTGGATTTGCAGTGTGTGTGGGGAAACACAAAGGGCACACACACTGGTCACCAGAGATAGTACTGGGACAAGATATAGGAATCACAGGACAAGCTTTTTTGGGATGGATCAATAACTAGGGCCATTGACCCTATGAAAAAGAATACTTCTTGTTGTGGGAACTGGGTCAAATAGAAATTGGAGTGGGAACATTAGTAGGTACCAATGAAGGAATAGATGGTCCAGTGGCTCAAAGTATTCATAGCCTCAAACAGTGGATAAAACAAACCCAGCCTCATATCCCTGGGGATGAAACACCCTGGGTAGTCAAAGGAGTGAAAAGATGGTTATGGATTTTTGCCAATAGTGACTTCCCTTTATTTGATGGGTCTGATACTCCTTGTCCTGGCGAATTAGAATCTATTGTGGGTTCAAGTTACTCTGGTGTACTCAGTTCTGATGACTTTACTGCCTATAAGGGTTATCCGGTCACAGCTCAACAGAAATGTCAGGCACATCTACCCTACCCCGTCACTTCAAGACACTAATCAAGATTCCTGGCTTCAATCACCAAAAAATCGGCACAAAATTCATCGACCTCATAGATGAAGGTTTTAAACCCACCTTCCGCACCCTAACTGTCACAGATAGTAGTACACAATAACTAAAACTCCTGCAAGGAAGAAAAGGCTTAATGAGAACAAGGATGATTAAAATGGCAATAGAGTGAGAGAATAAAGTTTTGTAAAGAAGATAAAAGAAAAGAAAATTTAATGATTCAAAAATTAAATTATAACAGAAGAAGAAATGATTGAATCACAACAGGAGTTGTGGATAATTCTGTTGTGAAATCAAAGCTTCAAAAAATGGAAATTCAAAACCTATACCATTGAGGCATAGTAGCAGGAATAATAGACGCCATAGGAGTAGTAGAAATAATCCTTGAAATTGGAGAGAAAGTAAGTCCGGGTCATGTAGTAAAAGCCATGATAATCAACGGGTTAGGATTTGTATAAAAACCCTTATATATGTTTCCCCAAGATTTTGAAACAATCCCCTGTGACCATCTAATAGGAGCAGGAGTCAAACCAGAATATCTCAAGGACGATAAACTGGGGAGAGTCATGGATAAACTATTTATAAAAGGATTGGATAGAATATTTTTTATTGTCGCCTTAAAAGCAGCCCAAAAATTTGGAGTATCCCTATGAGCAGGGCATCTAGACTCATCATAAATGCAGATACATGGGCAATATAACACCAGCTTACCAGAAGTAATATTTGAGAGTCAAAAAGTAGGAAATAATCAAGAAATAGAAGAATTAGCAGTAAAATCACCAAAAGAAATAACCATCACCTACGGTTATTCTGGTCACCATAGACTGGAGTTAAAACAGTTCATCATAGAAATGATATGTTCAGGAGATGGAGACATACCAATATATATTTTTAAAACTAGCATCGGGACACCAAGCAGATTCATCATGCTTTGGTAAAATAGCAGTAGAGTACCAAAAACAATTAAAAGTTAACAGTCTCATAGTAGCAGACTGGGCCTTATATACAGAATCAAATCTGAAAATGATGTCAGATTTAAGCTGGTTATGTCCAGTGCCATTAAGCGTAGAATCAGCACAATGATTAATATCAACATTACCAGAACCAGAATTTATTGATAGTAACTTACCCGGATATAAACTAGCTTCAAAAACAGTAAATTATGCAGGCATAGAACAAAGATGGTTAGTAGTGTAAAGTCAAGAAAGAAGAGAATTAGACCTGGGTAAACTCTCACAAAAAATTACCAAGGCACAATCAAAAGCTGTGCAAGATATCACCAGAAAAATTTGCTTGTGAAGGTGATGCTATCAAGGGGTTATCTAAACTATTCAAACAATTCAAATATCACCGAATTAACCAGAGTAACGTTACTCAAATCAAATCTAAGAAAAAAGATAGTTCAGGAGAGATATCCTAATGAAATATCAGCTAAATTCTCCCAGAATGAAAGTAAAATTAATACAGAATTTCTAAGGGCAGGGCGTTTTATTTTTGCTACAAACTTTTTGGATTCCAATGAACTTACCCATGACTCCATCTTGAATGAATATAAAGCTCAACAGTCTTGTGAGAGAGGGTTTGCTTTTCTCAAAGACCCATTATTTTTTGCAGACAGTATTTTCCTAAAAAGTCCAGAGAGAATAGAGTCCCTGGGAATGATTATGGGTTTATGTCTGCTGGTTTATACTTTAGGGCAACGACAAATTAGAACCCCTTTGAGAGAGTCTCAATCAACCTTAAAAAATCAATTGGGCAAACCAACTGACCGCCCCACTTTACGCTGGATTTTTCCATGCTTTCAGTCTATTCATTTAGTTACAGTTAACCAAGAAAAACACATCTGTTACTGGACTCAAGAGAGATATTTCATTATGAATCTTTTACCAGAGCATTGTTTTCCCTACTATCAATTACTTACCTAATTTTCCTCTCTATTAATTTAATTTTTATCAGAAAATAACCTAATGTCGTTGATTTATAGCTCTATTTTACTATGTCCATAATTTCTTTTTTTACTTCAATCTATTAGTCTAAGTTATGATTTATCTCTTGAATATCTTCATTTATCTGTTGACTCCTCTGGGCGGTGTTCTTTCTTATTGCTCCTTATTGAGAATAGCTTTTGATCCTATTTTTGGTGCTTTACTGTTTCTCCAATGCCTTTTTTCACTGCATATGTTTGTTTTTATGCTCCCTTGCATTTTTTGTCTCCGTAATTTCCCTCTGTAGCAGTTTAGGGTGCGGAATGTGGGTTTAAAAACTACCCTTTATTGCAACAAACCCAAAACCTTCATGAATTCTTGACTTGGCCATCCTAGTTTCAACCAAAAGTTGAATCTTCCATTCATTCATTGATAAAGCCCCAGGGGAACCTGGGAAACTTTTACTTTCCTTAGGCAATAGACCTTGATCATAATTTAGCTGAACCAAGGTTAGGTTTAGCACTGACACATCGAAAAGTCTGTGGTGATTCTCTTTCTCTGGAGCTATTCCAACATCCTGCCAATTTATTGACGGTTATACAAACTTGTCCCCGTCAAGCACTTCCTCTAATTGAGTTTTTTGACCAACCTATGAAAGCCATGGTTCACTCTGCTTTCCATACACCTTTTTTAATCCCTCTTCCTTAGACCTAAATCCTTACGAAAGAATGATAAAAGTGGGACCATCGAGTTTTGGCAGAAAGACTCAAATAGGAAGTAAACCATTGAGATAAGCACAAGGAAGGGAAAGGATTTGGTAGACACTTTCAACATTCCACTGTGGGCCAGAAATTTTAATCCTTGCTCCAATCTGTTGAATAGCAGATTCGACAGATCCAGAACCAATAGAACACAGTTATTTAGCTTGGTAGTAGGTGTAGTTAATAATGCCAGTGGGATGTTTTTCGCCTATGTCGAAAAACTTCTTAACTTGTTTGCCTCGACAATTATTAAATAAAGGTTGAATCGGCTCTATCTGACCTTACCACAATAAACTCCCAACAGCTTGGAGACGCTTTAAATAACCACTAATTTGATAAAGATTCTCTTTGAGGTGATACCAATCTACAATTTCCAAAGGTTTGAATTTTTCAGTTCCAAACTCTTTAACTAAATTCCAAACTCCATCATGACCATCCCCCAAACACACAAGGGGTTAACCAAAGACTGGCTATTAACATAACCAACTAATGAATGACTGGTTGTTATCAAAAAATGCGCCATCATAAATTCCTTGTAGACGAAGGGTTTTATAGTCTCGCCAGTACCAGCCTGCTTGTGGTGTTTGCCCCCTATTTGTACTTTTCCACCATCCACCCTCACTTCACAGACAGCTTGTTTTCCTTGTGGTAGCTCCCAATCTTGTTCCACAACTATTTTTTGTTGCCTCCTATGGCCAACTTTTACTCCTGTTAATGCCTCAATTTCAACTTCTGCTTTTTGATATGATTCCTTAGCTGATAGCCTCAAGCAGCACTTTTGAAGTAATGGACCTAATCGACTTCTTGGCTTCAAACCCAGTCTCTGCAACTATTTAGCTTTTAGTTTTAGTTCTCCTCTCCTACCAAGGTTTTGACTTTCCTGGTTTTACCTACTTTCCTTCCGCTTGTTCCTTCAATAAAAAAAGGGCTATTTCTGGACTTACCACTTCTAATATTTGACTCCTTACTGTTTTTTCTATGCCTTCCAAGTCTGTTATCTGACTTTTGTCTGCTTCTTCATATAACAATGTTGCCTATTCTTCTAAGCAGGCTTTGAGCCGTTCTTTTTTATCCTGGTTCATGGTTGCTAATCCACACTTGTTTATCCTTATATTCTCCTATCACTTGTGTATCTTCCAATAGTGGATCCTCCCGCTTTGTAGACACCTTCTTTAATCCCTCTAGCTTAGACCTGAATCCTTACTTGATAATTGCGAATTACGAATTATCCTTAAACTGTTTTGCGAGCGCACTTACTAAGGATTCTCGTGGTAACAATCAGTACATATTAACAATGACTTTATTTTCTAATTCATCGCTTTGTCATGCATGAGCGTATCCTGCTAAATCTTGTAAAGCATCGTGTACAACTTCTTCTGGAGTCCCTATTTTATTATTTGCACCTGCTAAAATTTCAGGAAACTTCGCTTCTGTAAAAAAGTCACTTTCTGTAGGACCTGGACAAACCACTAAAACTTTCACACCATAGTCTTGATTCTCTGCCTATAATGCTTCACTAAAACTGAGAATAAAGGCTTTAGTTGCAGCATAAACAAGAATATACGGCATTGCTTGAAAGCCAGCAATTGAAGAAACATTAATAATTTTGCCTGAACGACGCTGACGCATTAAAGCTAGAAATTTGTGGGTTAGATCTCCCAATGGCATAATATTTAATTGAATCCTTTTTAATTGCTGTTCTCCGTCCCGTTCAGCAAAATCTCCATAATCACCAAAACCAGCATTATTGATTAATAAATAAATTGTTTTACCCTGGTTTTCAATGAGATAAGATACCTCATCTTTGGCATTGTTTTCTGTGAAATATTTGGCTATAATATCGACTTGTAGTTGATGTTTTTGTTGTCATTCTGTGGCTATTTATTTGGTTGAGTTTTTCAGATGAACGTGCAACGAGAACAAGATTTGTTTTGGATGCTGCTAATTCCTCTGCAAAAGCTTTGCCAATTCCACCTGACGCACCGGTAATTAAAGCTGTTGACATTTTAAAAATTATCTGATTGATTCCATAGTATTTATTTATGGTGGTAACGCTGCCTAGAGGTTGTGTGCAGACGAAAAAATTTTTCGGGAGCATCCCAATTTTGCAAAAATATCATACATAAATTGTCATTCTGTTAGCGAAGCGTGGCGTAAGCCATAGGGAACGGAGTGAAGTGAAGAATCTGCGAGATGCTAGAGCCTCCAACACCCTTCGCTAACATTCCGCTGCGCTTCACACCCTGCGGGAAGCAAGCTACAGCATGACAATAAACTTACACATTTGGGATGCTCCCAATTTTTCTGGATAATTTATCAGTCTGGTTTTTGGGTTACTATCCTCAGCGTTATTGTAGTTTGTTTAGTTGTAGGTGGCAGTTTACTTTAGATGAATTTGAGCAGGCCAGAGAACGAGTAGCGCGGCTAGAAGCTGTTGTTTTCCAGGCTCAAAATGCTTTAGTGCCCTTGAATGAAGCTAAAAAGGCTCTATTGACAGCAAAACAGCAATATGAACAGGCTAAAAATACAAAAGATCGAGAAACTGCGTTCGCATTATGGCAAGCTGCTATAGATCAATTAGATCAAATCTCTGAAAAAATATTAGCAGGTAAAACAGCCCAAACTCAACTTGTAGCCTTCAAACGCGATTTTGAATATGGGCGAATTAGTAGTTTTATTGCTGCTGCACAATAATCTGATCTAGAAGCCCAGAAAATTCAACCAAAAAATTCTCAGGTAGCATCGGAATTATGGGAACAGGTAATTGACAGACTTGAAAGAGTGCCAAATAAAAATCCCCAATATGTGGATGCACAAAAATTAATTACCTCCTATCAAGTTAAACAAGAAACTGTGATTAATCCCCGCATTATCATTTACATTGCGGCTGCAGAACAATATGCTTTCGCAGCAGCGAAAGCTTCCCAGAATCCACCTCATACTGTGCAGAAATGGTAACAAATTGGTGATTTATGGGAAAAGCAATTCAAGAATTAGAAAATCTTCAAGTTCGAGAACCCAGTTATGTAGAAGCCAAGAAGTTAATAGCAGAGTATCAAACTAATTCGGGAACTGTTAAAAATCGTCGTCAAGCGGAAAATGATGCTAAGAAAACTCTCAGTAAAGCTAATTGCGAAAGGAAAATTCAACATTTGATTGCTTCACAATCAAGTAATAGAAATGAAATCAAAGCCGAAATTATCGGAACTATGAATCAACTTAGTAATGTTAAATCAGGAACAACTTCCTATTCTGAGGCACAGCAGTTATTGAAATTGGCAGATAATAAACTTAAACAACTGAAGTGATTAATAATATATGAAGATGCGGCTTTAGACTCGATAAAAAAAGAGTGAGCGCTCACCGTTTCAATACTACCCCACCAACTCTAAACTCTCTACTCGAGCTTATTGAAGTTATACCAAGTCTAAATGAGTGTAGATAGAACTGTAGAATAAAGATTATGGAAGATAAAGACTCATGAGGAAGCAATGGCACGCCCTTTCAATCTAGAAGTTCAAGAAAGTGCTGAGTATTTGTCAAAAAGCCTGAAAAATGCGCGGACAGCATTAGACAAAGAACGTTTACAAATGCTGTGGTGGATAAAAACAGAACAAGTAACCCAGCATCAAGAAGTGAGCCGAAGATTGGGCAGAGATGGGTCAACAATAACAGGATGGTTACAAAGGTATGGAAAAGGAGGACTATCTTCTCTTTGAGAGGTAAAAACTGCGCCTGGGGCAACTCCTTTAATACAAGGTGAAATGCTATCACAACTAATATCAAAGTTAGAATCCCCCCAAGGGTTTAGTAGTTATAGGCAAATTGTGGAATGGCTAGAGCAAGAATGGCACGTCCAAGTCAAATACAAGACAGTTTACAGTTTAGTGTCCTACAAACTAGGGGCAAAATTGAAAGTACCTCGACCCATCAGCTCATCACAAGATGAGCAAGCTATAAACCTTTTTAAGAAAACATCCCCCTTGCCTTGGTAGCTTTAGAGAAACTATTGGGTGGGGGAAAACGACTGAGTTACCTGTGCCAGGACGAAACCAGATTAGGTTTGAAGACCGAAACTGGAGGAGTGAGTGATTACGGCTCGTGGTGTTAAACCTGTAGTGAGGGTGCAGTGGCCACGAAAAGCATTTTGGCTTTATGGAGTTGTTGAACCCACCTCTGGATGGCATTTTTGTCAGGAATATCCTCATCTAAACAGTGAGAATTTTCAGAAATTCTTGGATGTCCTATCTCAAGAATTAGGTTCTGATATGGCATTAATGCAGATGGATCAAGCTTCTGCACACCAAGCTTTGGCACTGTCTTGCCCTAAAAATATTATTCCCATTTTTCAACTATCTCACTCTCCTCAACTTAACCCTATGGAGCGATTATGGGAGTTTATTAAACGTCAGTTCAAAGGTGAAAGTTTCTCACATCTCGACCAATTGCGTCAAGGAGTTCAACATGAATTAGCTCAATTATCTTCTGAGGTCATCTCCTCTTTGACCAGTTATGATTTCATCCTTGAAGCTCTGTTTCACCAAGCTTTATTCTGTGCAGCCTCATAGAGAATTGGTATTACAAAATATTTATTAGATAGGCTGAATTTTGATAGCGAGGCATAAGGGATAATATCAATTTTGGATTCTGAATTTTGATTTCTTAATACTGACATCAATCTCTATGAATTTCAGGTGCTTACCTACCTAACAAAAGCAATATGTTGAAAAACATATTTCGATTCTTTCTCCTGACTCCTGTACTCGCCTCTTGTTATAAAAGTTAATCTTGTCCACTAGAACCTAAATACAACCTAAATAAATGCGGTCTTTGTCTTTTGACAAGGAATAATGGAATGGGTAACTGGCTAAGGTATTACCGTGGTTGGCATTGTTATTGTTTCGCACAGTAAACAATTAGTTCTAGGAGTACAAGAACTAGCTGCACAGATGGTTCAAGGACAAGTTCCCCTTGCTGTGGCAGCAGGCATTGATGATCCAGAAAATCCACTAGGTACAGATGCGATTAAGGTTTATGAAGCGATTGCCTCTGTATTCTCTGATCATGGTGTTCTCGTATTGATGGATTTAGGTAGTGCTTTAATAAGTGCGGAAATGGCACTGGAGTTTCTACCCCCTGAACAACGAGATCACGTATATCTGTGTGCAGCACCGTTAGTAGAAGGTGCTATTGCTGCGACTATCGCTGCTGCTACGGGTGTAAGTATCCAGCAAGTTATGGCGGAAGCACAAGGAGCATTAGTAGCAAAAGAAACACAACTAGGTTTAATTAGTAGTCCATTATCAACGGTCAGTCGCCAACCTACAAATAATTCCGAAATTCCCACCAACGAAATACGGTTAAAAGTCCGTAACCGCTTGGGTTTACACGCCCGTCTATCAGCCCAGTTTGTTGCCACTGCATCCAAATTTCAAGCGCAAATCAGGGTACAGAATCTAACTAGAAATACAGAACCTGTCCGGGGTGACAGTATTAACCAAGTTGCTACCTTGGGAGTACGTCAAGGACATGAATTGCTGATTACTGCCACTGGAGTTGATGCCCAGGAGGCGCTAAAAGCTTTACAGAAATTGATTATCAACAATTTTGGGGAAGATGATAGCATTGTCGGATTAACACCACCACCTCAAGAATTTACCCCACCGACCCAGGGTGAACTGTGGGGAATTGCGGCTTCTCCAGGAATTGTGATCGCCCCATTAGTTCATTATCAATCTACCGCTGTAGCTTGTACGGAATATCACATAGAAAATGTGAATGTAGAGTGGCAACGATTACAAACAGCTATTCAAATTGCTAAACAGGAAATTGCAACTTTACTCTCCCACACATCTATTCAAATTGGTGATGCGGAAGCGGCAATTTTTGATGCTCATCTCCTATTTTTAGCAGATCCTGTGATGCTAGAAGCCGTACGTCAGCATATTGTGGAAGAACGTCTCAACGGAGAAGTAGCTTGGCAAGCTGTAGTGGATGAAGTAGCAAATTCCTACCGCAAACTAGAGGATTCTTATTTACAAGAACGAGTTGACGATGTGGTTGATGTGGGACAGAGGGTATTAAGAATATTACTAGGTAATGCTCCCACTGACTTGGAACTTACAGAACCATCTATTGTAGTAGGGATAGATTTAAGTCCTTCAGATACTGTTAAGCTTGATCCAAGCAAAGTGATGGGTATTTGCATGACCTCCGGAAGTGCAACTTCCCATAGTGCTATTATCGCTCGAACCCTTGGTATTCCTGCTGTTTTGGGTATAGATGCCCAGGTCTTAAACTTGCAAAGTGGTACATTGATGGCGCTTGATGGTGAAAGTGGCAAGGTTTGGGTGGCACCAGCAACTGAGACATTAGATAGACTAGAAGCCAAGCGAGAGACTTGGAAAATTGCCCAAGCAGAAGCACGAAAGCTGGCACATCAACCAGCAGTTACTCGTGATGGTTGCTACATTAAAGTATTGGCAAATATTGGTAGTATTACGGATGCAGAATTAGCTGTAAATCATGGTGCAGAAGGTGTGGGATTACTTCGTACAGAGTTTTTGTACTTGGACAGAACAAGCGCACCTACAGAAGAGGAACAACTGAAAGTTTATCAAGCGATTACGCAAGTTTTAGATAAGCAACCGTTAATTATTCGCACTTTGGATATAGGTGGAGATAAACAACTTCCTTATTTGAGTTTGTCTGTTACAGAAGCTAACCCGTTTTTAGGTGTGCGCGGGATTCGGTTCTGTTTAGAAAATCCTCAGTTGTTGAAAACTCAGTTACGGGCGATTTTACGCGCTAGTGTAGGGCATAATATCAAAATTATGTGGCCGATGATTGCTACTTTAACAGAATTACGAGCAGCTAAGGCAATTTTCAATCAGGTACAGGAGGAACTGCGACAAGCTGGTATCCCTTTTGATGAAAATATGAATGTGGGGATGATGATAGAAACACCCGCAGCAGTAGCTATAGCTGATCAGTTAGCCAGAGCAGTTGACTTTTTCAGTATTGGTACAAATGATTTGAGTCAGTATGTTATGGCTGGCGATCGCACAAATCCTAGAGTAGCAACTTTAGCGGATGCTTTACAACCAGCGGTATTAAGAATGATTCAGCGAACTGTCCATGCTGCCCATGCTGCTAATATTTGGGTAGGACTATGTGGAGAAGTAGCAGCAGAAACCTTAGTTGCACCCATTTTATTAGGTTTGGGATTAGATGAATTGAGTGTCAATCCTCAAGCAATCGCCCCGCTAAAACGGGCAATATCACAGCTAACAATCACAGAAGCACAAGCTATAGCCAATATAGCATTAGAACAAGATTCTGCAACTAGTGTCAGAGAGTTAGTTTATCCTATTGGGTAATATCAATTCAGAATTAAGATACAAGCAACTGTCTTGATTGTCAAGCGATACCTGTTCTAAAATTGTGTTAGTTTTGTCTAGGATTTGGAGAGTCATCGTTAATTTACAGCAGGAGTCAGGAGTCAGGAGTAAAACTCTCTTGCTGTCTAGGTTTCAATTTAGATTCTTTACCTCATTTATCTGTAATCTGCTGTATGTTTATGACTTTATTTTGATTAAAACTCATTGTCAATGATGCCCGATTTATGAGTTCTTTTTAATTGCAAACATCACTGTTAAATTTTACCTTAACGTTTCCCAATCTTGAGCAGTCATTTCTGTCTCAACTGAGTAAAATTTTTCGGTATTATTATATTAATA
It encodes the following:
- a CDS encoding photosystem II S4 domain protein; this encodes MLPRKELLRGVENRDSIARVIDQAEQAIKTWEVVLTDFLSPPELAEIQRVFSRLTDVHLVAWGGYPQAERQRVTIARSELPLDQSQVAITALEIVGNFLFDTATHRDFLGAILGTGIVREKTGDIMVLGERGAQVIVVPELTEFLEMSLKQVRSVPVKTQPIDINELKIREPKKKELTTVEASLRLDAIASAGFGMSRSKMVDLIDSGDVRVNWKEITQASSQLKTGDLIAIPGKGRLEVGEITVTKKDRYRMQLTRYM
- a CDS encoding IS66 family transposase, which produces MLWELGQIEIGVGTLVGTNEGIDGPVAQSIHSLKQWIKQTQPHIPGDETPWVVKGVKRWLWIFANSDFPLFDGSDTPCPGELESIVGSSYSGVLSSDDFTAYKGYPVTAQQKCQAHLPYPVTSRH
- a CDS encoding C4-dicarboxylate ABC transporter; the protein is MIYLLNIFIYLLTPLGGVLSYCSLLRIAFDPIFGALLFLQCLFSLHMFVFMLPCIFCLRNFPL
- a CDS encoding helix-turn-helix domain-containing protein translates to MARPFNLEVQESAEYLSKSLKNARTALDKERLQMLWWIKTEQVTQHQEVSRRLGRDGSTITGWLQRYGKGGLSSL
- a CDS encoding winged helix-turn-helix domain-containing protein, with product MLSQLISKLESPQGFSSYRQIVEWLEQEWHVQVKYKTVYSLVSYKLGAKLKVPRPISSSQDEQAINLFKKTSPLPW
- a CDS encoding transposase, producing the protein MITARGVKPVVRVQWPRKAFWLYGVVEPTSGWHFCQEYPHLNSENFQKFLDVLSQELGSDMALMQMDQASAHQALALSCPKNIIPIFQLSHSPQLNPMERLWEFIKRQFKGESFSHLDQLRQGVQHELAQLSSEVISSLTSYDFILEALFHQALFCAAS
- the ptsP gene encoding phosphoenolpyruvate--protein phosphotransferase gives rise to the protein MVGIVIVSHSKQLVLGVQELAAQMVQGQVPLAVAAGIDDPENPLGTDAIKVYEAIASVFSDHGVLVLMDLGSALISAEMALEFLPPEQRDHVYLCAAPLVEGAIAATIAAATGVSIQQVMAEAQGALVAKETQLGLISSPLSTVSRQPTNNSEIPTNEIRLKVRNRLGLHARLSAQFVATASKFQAQIRVQNLTRNTEPVRGDSINQVATLGVRQGHELLITATGVDAQEALKALQKLIINNFGEDDSIVGLTPPPQEFTPPTQGELWGIAASPGIVIAPLVHYQSTAVACTEYHIENVNVEWQRLQTAIQIAKQEIATLLSHTSIQIGDAEAAIFDAHLLFLADPVMLEAVRQHIVEERLNGEVAWQAVVDEVANSYRKLEDSYLQERVDDVVDVGQRVLRILLGNAPTDLELTEPSIVVGIDLSPSDTVKLDPSKVMGICMTSGSATSHSAIIARTLGIPAVLGIDAQVLNLQSGTLMALDGESGKVWVAPATETLDRLEAKRETWKIAQAEARKLAHQPAVTRDGCYIKVLANIGSITDAELAVNHGAEGVGLLRTEFLYLDRTSAPTEEEQLKVYQAITQVLDKQPLIIRTLDIGGDKQLPYLSLSVTEANPFLGVRGIRFCLENPQLLKTQLRAILRASVGHNIKIMWPMIATLTELRAAKAIFNQVQEELRQAGIPFDENMNVGMMIETPAAVAIADQLARAVDFFSIGTNDLSQYVMAGDRTNPRVATLADALQPAVLRMIQRTVHAAHAANIWVGLCGEVAAETLVAPILLGLGLDELSVNPQAIAPLKRAISQLTITEAQAIANIALEQDSATSVRELVYPIG